A genome region from Patescibacteria group bacterium includes the following:
- a CDS encoding thioredoxin domain-containing protein, with amino-acid sequence MIHRLDKVILLVITLTAVGGGVLFWRGMKSRQISFSALGTQMGGNLAEVVSPNTDNVDQGKLFAYDEEGIHALQTPENSYLARAKSENTAGETTIEEGTEAAPSAPSADNPSQMVAGSAGYNNLAGEGNPSWGPEGAKVTIVEFSDFLCPYCAEFAKTALPQLKSKYGTRVKFVFRDLPIENIHPLSPLAHEMGECAWEQGKFWELHDLIFANSARITESLLASLAEKAGLEMTKFNTCMNQGESKLKIMEDLDAGISAGISATPTLFVNNQKVEGAVSFEELSGIIEAELNKVQN; translated from the coding sequence ATGATTCATCGTTTAGATAAAGTTATCCTTCTAGTTATCACTCTAACCGCCGTTGGCGGCGGAGTTCTTTTTTGGCGAGGGATGAAGAGCCGGCAGATTTCTTTTAGTGCGTTAGGAACGCAAATGGGGGGGAATTTAGCTGAAGTCGTGAGTCCAAACACGGACAATGTGGACCAAGGCAAACTTTTCGCCTATGATGAGGAGGGAATACACGCGTTGCAGACCCCGGAAAACAGTTATTTAGCCCGCGCTAAAAGTGAGAATACCGCCGGCGAAACAACAATAGAAGAAGGGACGGAAGCCGCTCCTTCCGCGCCAAGCGCTGATAATCCGTCCCAAATGGTGGCGGGAAGCGCGGGATATAATAATTTAGCCGGCGAAGGGAATCCTTCGTGGGGGCCGGAGGGCGCCAAAGTAACCATTGTGGAATTTTCTGATTTTTTATGCCCCTATTGCGCCGAGTTTGCCAAGACCGCCTTGCCTCAATTAAAAAGTAAGTATGGCACGCGGGTGAAATTTGTTTTTCGGGATTTACCGATTGAAAATATCCATCCTCTTTCCCCGCTGGCGCACGAGATGGGGGAATGCGCGTGGGAGCAGGGCAAGTTTTGGGAGCTCCACGATTTAATTTTCGCGAACAGCGCCCGTATTACCGAAAGCCTTCTTGCCTCCTTAGCGGAAAAAGCGGGTTTGGAAATGACAAAATTCAATACCTGCATGAATCAGGGTGAATCGAAGTTGAAAATAATGGAAGATTTAGATGCCGGCATTTCCGCCGGCATTTCCGCCACCCCGACATTGTTTGTGAATAATCAAAAAGTGGAGGGAGCAGTGTCGTTTGAAGAGTTGAGCGGAATCATAGAGGCAGAGCTAAATAAAGTTCAAAATTAA
- a CDS encoding pilin, with translation MKKYFFLIFLVIFLGGLAMPSVSRATQTECEKTEGTWLKFPLPVVFDRNLTGLGSLKDYTQNGRCIKNPVVLIFILYDLGLVLMAIAGVVMIMVGGYQYLTSLGGDQAKQAKTRIFYAIGGLALGLTSFVLLRFVNPDLINLTWDNEKLSESLREAVTKIEQDNSAGAAFCPTDSVPECSPALKKRVGDVCKKGAIPGYCAPQSNVGGICACDVDKTNCAEECNGNPKTICKNKACYTAINTNKQGTCLEEVGVVTCLDIQSLCTNDTECGFTRLKDVPDLNCKGMYPCKKDGKDGFCLGGKNLCSSLTEICSPTCSGDSNKGTEDLREKCHGKPINPADWSKPPTAVCFNGSSHLLISPSEPTRQCTDKDVAMERACQQAIGGQYGLCQKDGNNYKCNTVLLQTQ, from the coding sequence ATGAAAAAATATTTTTTCCTTATTTTCTTGGTGATTTTCCTTGGCGGTTTGGCTATGCCTAGCGTCAGCCGCGCAACTCAAACAGAATGCGAAAAGACGGAAGGGACTTGGTTAAAATTTCCCCTTCCAGTTGTATTTGATAGAAATTTGACAGGGTTAGGATCGTTGAAAGACTACACACAGAACGGCCGCTGTATTAAAAATCCCGTGGTTTTAATTTTCATTCTTTATGACTTGGGTTTAGTCTTAATGGCGATCGCGGGAGTGGTGATGATAATGGTCGGCGGTTATCAATACCTAACCTCTTTGGGCGGGGATCAGGCGAAACAAGCGAAGACCCGTATTTTTTACGCTATCGGCGGCTTGGCTTTGGGTTTAACGTCTTTTGTCCTGTTGAGGTTTGTGAATCCTGATTTAATTAATTTGACGTGGGACAACGAAAAGCTGTCCGAGAGTTTGAGGGAGGCAGTGACTAAGATTGAGCAAGATAATTCAGCCGGCGCCGCCTTCTGCCCCACGGATTCGGTGCCAGAATGCAGTCCTGCCTTGAAAAAGCGAGTAGGAGATGTTTGTAAAAAGGGTGCCATACCGGGCTATTGCGCGCCACAATCCAATGTTGGCGGCATTTGCGCTTGTGATGTCGACAAAACCAATTGCGCTGAAGAATGCAATGGCAATCCGAAAACTATTTGTAAAAATAAGGCCTGCTACACCGCCATCAATACCAATAAGCAGGGAACTTGTTTGGAAGAAGTTGGTGTGGTGACATGTCTAGATATTCAGAGTCTTTGCACCAACGACACAGAATGCGGCTTCACCCGTCTCAAGGATGTGCCAGATCTGAATTGCAAGGGAATGTATCCTTGTAAAAAAGACGGTAAAGATGGTTTTTGCCTGGGAGGAAAAAATCTATGTTCTAGTTTAACCGAGATTTGTTCCCCTACCTGTAGTGGAGATTCTAACAAGGGGACAGAGGATTTAAGGGAAAAATGCCACGGAAAACCTATTAACCCAGCTGATTGGAGTAAGCCGCCGACAGCAGTTTGCTTCAATGGCAGCTCGCATCTGTTAATATCCCCCTCCGAACCCACACGGCAGTGTACGGATAAAGATGTTGCAATGGAAAGAGCTTGCCAACAAGCAATAGGCGGCCAGTATGGACTTTGTCAAAAAGATGGTAATAACTATAAGTGCAATACAGTTCTGTTACAAACACAATAA
- a CDS encoding ATP-binding protein: protein MFNNKNKVNQNTPPAQKEESILEILGPGAPSRLGLSQEEKINILEAQKAYLEGVATLRDLLAPSAMRVTSRYVQIGEYFSRTLFVYTYPRYLHTDWFTPVINMDAIFDVGMFIYPQSSNTVLKNLTKTLAKISSSIAVEQEHGKVRNPVLENAYKNVEALRDSLQQGTERLFKFALYITIYGSSLKQLNKNTKRVENLLGSRLIYTKQAVFQAEQGFISTLPLGNDEIFITNNLNTSPLSTSFPFVSYELSSNEGVLYGINRHNNSLVLFDRFSLENANAVVFGKSGAGKSYAIKLEILRSLMLGADVLVIDPENEYKYLANAVGGSFLEISLASPYRINPFDLTIASHETNPTDILREAIINLKGLAKLILGGITPEADALLDEVLIQTYASKGITPDTSWEGKEMPTMTDFERILQSTEGAQSIAQVFSKFTEGTFAGIFNEPTNISLDKQFVVFSIRDLEDELRPIGMYIVLNYIWNIVRAELKKRILMVDEAWWLMEHEDSAMFLFSIAKRARKYYLGLTTISQDVNDFLSTRHGQAIVTNSSIQLLLRQSPAAIDLVASVFHLTQEEKYLLLASDVGEGIFFAGNKHVAIKIVASYSEDQIITSDPKQLIEIARAKEDFARAQGQNGVEMSANEGMELNEDETKSAE from the coding sequence ATGTTCAACAATAAAAATAAAGTCAACCAAAATACTCCTCCTGCTCAAAAAGAGGAGTCTATCCTGGAAATTCTTGGTCCTGGCGCGCCTTCGCGTTTAGGTTTAAGCCAGGAGGAGAAGATTAATATTCTGGAGGCGCAAAAGGCATATTTGGAAGGGGTAGCGACCTTGCGAGATCTCTTAGCCCCTTCGGCAATGCGCGTTACTTCGCGCTATGTCCAGATTGGCGAGTATTTTTCCCGCACCCTCTTTGTTTATACTTATCCGCGTTATTTGCATACGGATTGGTTTACGCCGGTGATCAATATGGACGCCATTTTTGATGTTGGGATGTTCATTTATCCCCAAAGCTCAAACACGGTTTTGAAGAATCTCACCAAAACTCTAGCTAAGATATCTTCTAGTATCGCGGTGGAGCAGGAGCATGGCAAGGTGCGCAATCCGGTTTTGGAAAATGCCTACAAGAATGTGGAAGCCTTGCGCGATTCTCTGCAGCAGGGGACCGAGAGGTTGTTTAAGTTCGCTCTCTACATTACAATCTATGGCAGTTCCTTAAAACAATTAAATAAAAATACGAAGAGAGTGGAAAATCTCCTCGGTTCGCGTTTGATTTACACCAAACAGGCGGTTTTCCAAGCCGAACAGGGTTTTATTTCCACCCTTCCCTTGGGCAATGATGAGATTTTTATCACCAATAATCTCAATACCTCCCCTCTGTCCACGAGTTTTCCCTTCGTGTCCTATGAACTTTCTTCTAACGAGGGAGTTCTCTACGGCATCAACCGCCACAATAATAGTTTAGTCCTTTTTGATCGTTTTTCCTTGGAAAACGCGAACGCAGTCGTTTTCGGAAAATCCGGAGCGGGGAAAAGCTATGCGATTAAACTAGAGATTTTGCGCAGCCTAATGCTGGGGGCGGATGTTTTAGTGATTGACCCTGAAAATGAATATAAATATTTGGCGAACGCGGTGGGAGGGAGCTTTTTGGAAATTTCTTTAGCCTCTCCTTATCGCATTAACCCCTTTGATTTAACCATTGCCTCCCACGAAACTAATCCCACTGATATTTTACGGGAGGCGATTATTAATCTTAAAGGGTTGGCAAAATTAATCTTAGGCGGCATCACCCCTGAAGCTGACGCCCTGCTGGATGAAGTATTGATTCAAACTTATGCTTCCAAAGGCATTACGCCTGATACTTCTTGGGAGGGCAAAGAAATGCCGACGATGACGGACTTTGAGCGTATTTTGCAAAGCACCGAAGGGGCGCAGAGCATTGCCCAGGTTTTTTCTAAATTTACCGAGGGGACTTTCGCGGGCATATTTAACGAGCCGACTAATATCAGTCTGGACAAGCAGTTCGTCGTTTTCAGTATCCGCGATTTGGAAGACGAACTGCGTCCGATTGGGATGTATATTGTTTTGAATTATATCTGGAATATTGTGCGGGCAGAACTCAAAAAAAGGATTCTGATGGTGGATGAGGCGTGGTGGCTGATGGAGCATGAAGATTCCGCGATGTTTCTTTTTTCTATTGCCAAGAGAGCGCGTAAATATTATCTCGGTTTGACTACGATTAGCCAGGACGTTAATGACTTCTTATCCACGCGGCATGGTCAGGCGATTGTTACTAATTCTTCAATTCAGCTCCTTCTGCGGCAATCCCCAGCCGCGATTGATTTGGTCGCCTCTGTTTTCCATCTCACCCAAGAAGAGAAATATTTGCTTTTAGCTTCGGATGTGGGCGAGGGCATCTTCTTTGCCGGCAATAAGCATGTGGCGATTAAAATCGTCGCTTCTTATTCCGAGGACCAGATTATTACTTCCGACCCGAAGCAGTTGATTGAGATTGCCCGCGCGAAGGAAGATTTCGCGCGAGCGCAAGGGCAAAATGGTGTGGAAATGTCAGCAAACGAAGGTATGGAGTTAAATGAAGATGAGACAAAAAGCGCAGAGTGA
- a CDS encoding PrgI family protein: protein MQATVPQFIDIEDKVVGPLTIKQFLYFLAAAAVELIYWFFFDLSLFIVITIPTLAITSAFAFIKVNDRPFIYFVLAVFGFYLKPPIRIWRRETGKLTAKNTIKVSFAEGAEKREVVKAHMKRGSLSHIEKALETS from the coding sequence ATGCAAGCTACTGTTCCCCAATTTATTGACATAGAAGACAAGGTGGTGGGACCCCTCACCATTAAGCAGTTTCTTTATTTTCTCGCCGCCGCCGCCGTGGAATTGATTTATTGGTTTTTCTTTGATTTATCTCTCTTTATTGTCATAACCATTCCGACCCTCGCGATCACTTCCGCTTTCGCGTTTATAAAAGTCAATGATCGGCCGTTTATTTATTTTGTTTTAGCTGTTTTTGGTTTCTATTTAAAGCCTCCGATCCGGATTTGGCGCCGCGAAACAGGCAAGTTAACCGCTAAGAATACGATCAAGGTTTCGTTTGCCGAAGGCGCGGAGAAAAGAGAGGTAGTCAAGGCCCATATGAAACGTGGCAGTTTATCTCATATTGAGAAGGCGCTAGAGACATCGTAA